One window of Triplophysa rosa linkage group LG8, Trosa_1v2, whole genome shotgun sequence genomic DNA carries:
- the scxb gene encoding basic helix-loop-helix transcription factor scleraxis — MSFAMVRPTPGHFLCSEIRMLSEDDDNGSEGSGSDDKTFSMASHGYSTFKIGARNKRYGCRSVALTAEIRSPVTEVRPRNTANARERDRTNSVNTAFTALRTLIPTEPADRKLSKIETLRLASSYISHLGNVLLVGDERGDECGDGQPCLRSSAALYHHHHNLQKNTTPSPDSENSQPRQICTFCLSNQRRLNKGRERKTALRS; from the exons ATGTCTTTTGCAATGGTGCGACCAACCCCAGGTCACTTTCTGTGCTCTGAGATCAGGATGCTCTCCGAGGATGACGACAACGGCAGCGAAGGCTCTGGATCCGACGACAAAACCTTCAGCATGGCATCTCACGGCTACAGCACCTTCAAGATAGGCGCTCGCAACAAAAGGTACGGCTGCAGATCGGTGGCACTTACCGCCGAGATCCGTTCTCCCGTTACCGAAGTACGGCCGAGGAACACTGCGAACGCCCGGGAACGAGATCGCACCAACAGCGTTAATACAGCGTTCACCGCTTTGAGGACGCTGATACCAACCGAACCCGCTGACAGGAAACTGTCCAAGATCGAGACGTTGCGGTTGGCGTCCAGCTACATCTCTCACCTTGGGAACGTTCTGCTGGTTGGAGACGAGCGCGGAGACGAGTGCGGAGACGGCCAGCCCTGTCTCAGGAGCTCTGCAGCTTTGTATCATCACCATCACAACCTCCAGAAAAACACAACACCCAGCCCAGACTCCGAGAACTCTCAGCCCAGACAAATCTGCACCTTCTGCCTCAGTAACCAGAGACGACTG AACAAAggcagagaaagaaaaacagccTTAAGGAGTTAA
- the zgc:194210 gene encoding uncharacterized protein zgc:194210 isoform X2, with the protein MVQKDITFNMKLITSILTVLVFVNAVYSAAMREGSEDLLRFLDDAFQMNLPADNLEPTQITEAALQTEKILYPTDPTAECKAPEIVDVAEFSNTTPKPNSAENTGIAEESSTESSNSDSGLTERTSAEDSRDVESYKRSQQKSKFTDAQKTLQEQYINSGESVSIDTTDMDTEVMKDTNKHPSKVTVMTDISSEEVDKPEENVRYRSLKTIENYSAEVTGAPERQKLDLMKETHPIIQSLAGRTNLKDQSGQPHETDKQQQKTYKRAVDFDSPEIVDTPDRQIYDAASEEQIGGRVARRTVRIISDQSSIKTTLLSNNLTTRTAEKEESNPSLIKANLTLVDNSTEISGLNPCTEISVGSPTEENNSLDPSKEEQKIQKDTMSYRNQLRKICPGKKSKNIEKPKRTAGF; encoded by the exons ATGGTTCAAAAGGACATCACATTCAATATGAAGCT AATTACCAGCATCCTGACCGTTCTAGTCTTTGTGAATGCTGTGTATTCAGCAGCAATGAGAg AAGGGAGTGAAGATTTGTTGCGTTTCCTCGATG ACGCTTTTCAAATGAATCTGCCTGCTGACAACCTCGAACCAACTCAGATCACAG AAGCAGCTCTGCAGACAGAAAAGATCCTGTATCCTACAGATCCAACAGCAG AATGTAAAGCCCCAGAAATAGTTGATGTTGCTG AGTTTTCCAACACCACTCCCAAACCAAACTCGGCTGAAAATACAG GCATTGCTGAAGAGAGCTCCACTGAGAGCAGCAACTCAG aCAGTGGATTAACTGAAAGAACATCAGCAGAGGACAGCAGAG ATGTTGAAAGCTACAAGAGGTCACAGCAAAAATCCAAATTTACAG ACGCCCAGAAAACATTACAGGAACAGTATATAAACTCAGGAG AGAGTGTCAGCATAGACACAACTGACATGGACACTGAAGTGATGAAGGACACAAACAAGCATCCCAGTAAAGTGACAG TGATGACAGACATCAGTAGTGAGGAAGTGGACAAACCTGAGGAGAATGTGAGATACCGAAGCCTTAAAACAATAGAAAACTACAGTGCTGAGGTGACCGGTGCTCCTGAGAGACAAAAATTGGACTTGATGAAAGAAACCCATCCCATAATTCAGAGCTTGGCTGGTCGAACAAACCTCAAAGACCAGTCTGGCCAACCCCATGAAACTGACAAACAGCAGCAGAAGACTTACAAGAGGGCAGTAGATTTTGACAGTCCAGAGATTGTGGACACCCCTGACAGACAGATCTATGATGCTGCTAGTGAAGAACAAATTGGCGGAAGAGTGGCTAGACGAACAGTCAGAATCATCTCAGATCAATCCAGCATTAAAACCACTCTGTTGAGCAATAACCTGACAACCAGAACTGCCGAAAAAGAGGAATCAAATCCCAGTTTGATCAAAGCTAATTTAACCTTGGTGGACAACAGCACAGAAATCTCGGGTCTGAATCCATGTACTGAAATATCTGTTGGAAGTCCCACAGAGGAGAACAACAGTTTGGATCCCTCTAAGGAGGAACAGAAGATCCAAAAGGACACAATGAGCTATCGGAACCAGCTGAGGAAAATATGTCCTGGTAAAAAGAGTAAGAACATTGAAAAACCAAAGAGAACAGCTGGATTTTGA
- the zgc:194210 gene encoding uncharacterized protein zgc:194210 isoform X1, translated as MCVCFIYNDIWKRFMSFSLSFIWWLRITSILTVLVFVNAVYSAAMREGSEDLLRFLDDAFQMNLPADNLEPTQITEAALQTEKILYPTDPTAECKAPEIVDVAEFSNTTPKPNSAENTGIAEESSTESSNSDSGLTERTSAEDSRDVESYKRSQQKSKFTDAQKTLQEQYINSGESVSIDTTDMDTEVMKDTNKHPSKVTVMTDISSEEVDKPEENVRYRSLKTIENYSAEVTGAPERQKLDLMKETHPIIQSLAGRTNLKDQSGQPHETDKQQQKTYKRAVDFDSPEIVDTPDRQIYDAASEEQIGGRVARRTVRIISDQSSIKTTLLSNNLTTRTAEKEESNPSLIKANLTLVDNSTEISGLNPCTEISVGSPTEENNSLDPSKEEQKIQKDTMSYRNQLRKICPGKKSKNIEKPKRTAGF; from the exons atgtgtgtgtgtttcatttaCAATGATATTTGGAAAAGGTTTATGTCATTTTCCCTCTCTTTCATCTGGTGGCTCAGAATTACCAGCATCCTGACCGTTCTAGTCTTTGTGAATGCTGTGTATTCAGCAGCAATGAGAg AAGGGAGTGAAGATTTGTTGCGTTTCCTCGATG ACGCTTTTCAAATGAATCTGCCTGCTGACAACCTCGAACCAACTCAGATCACAG AAGCAGCTCTGCAGACAGAAAAGATCCTGTATCCTACAGATCCAACAGCAG AATGTAAAGCCCCAGAAATAGTTGATGTTGCTG AGTTTTCCAACACCACTCCCAAACCAAACTCGGCTGAAAATACAG GCATTGCTGAAGAGAGCTCCACTGAGAGCAGCAACTCAG aCAGTGGATTAACTGAAAGAACATCAGCAGAGGACAGCAGAG ATGTTGAAAGCTACAAGAGGTCACAGCAAAAATCCAAATTTACAG ACGCCCAGAAAACATTACAGGAACAGTATATAAACTCAGGAG AGAGTGTCAGCATAGACACAACTGACATGGACACTGAAGTGATGAAGGACACAAACAAGCATCCCAGTAAAGTGACAG TGATGACAGACATCAGTAGTGAGGAAGTGGACAAACCTGAGGAGAATGTGAGATACCGAAGCCTTAAAACAATAGAAAACTACAGTGCTGAGGTGACCGGTGCTCCTGAGAGACAAAAATTGGACTTGATGAAAGAAACCCATCCCATAATTCAGAGCTTGGCTGGTCGAACAAACCTCAAAGACCAGTCTGGCCAACCCCATGAAACTGACAAACAGCAGCAGAAGACTTACAAGAGGGCAGTAGATTTTGACAGTCCAGAGATTGTGGACACCCCTGACAGACAGATCTATGATGCTGCTAGTGAAGAACAAATTGGCGGAAGAGTGGCTAGACGAACAGTCAGAATCATCTCAGATCAATCCAGCATTAAAACCACTCTGTTGAGCAATAACCTGACAACCAGAACTGCCGAAAAAGAGGAATCAAATCCCAGTTTGATCAAAGCTAATTTAACCTTGGTGGACAACAGCACAGAAATCTCGGGTCTGAATCCATGTACTGAAATATCTGTTGGAAGTCCCACAGAGGAGAACAACAGTTTGGATCCCTCTAAGGAGGAACAGAAGATCCAAAAGGACACAATGAGCTATCGGAACCAGCTGAGGAAAATATGTCCTGGTAAAAAGAGTAAGAACATTGAAAAACCAAAGAGAACAGCTGGATTTTGA
- the csnk2a1 gene encoding casein kinase II subunit alpha: protein MSGPVPSRSRVYPDVNTQRPREYWDYESHVVDWGNQDDYQLVRKLGRGKYSEVFEAINITNNEKVVVKILKPVKKKKIKREIKILENLRGGPNIITLLDIVKDPVSRTPALVFEHVNNTDFKQLYQTLSDYDIRFYMYEILKALDYCHSMGIMHRDVKPHNVMIDHEHRKLRLIDWGLAEFYHPNQEYNVRVASRYFKGPELLVDYQMYDYSLDMWSLGCMLASMIFRKEPFFHGHDNYDQLVRIAKVLGTEDLYDYIDKYNIELDPRFNDILGRHSRKRWERFVHSENQHLVSTEALDFLDKLLRYDHQARLTAREAMDHPYFYPIVKDQGRGAPATGMVASSTPVSSSSMMAGITSMTPSTQPNMANISAGSPVIPAPNTMATQVPTAAGAQP, encoded by the exons ATGTCTGGCCCTGTCCCAAGTCGCTCTCGAGTTTACCCTGATGTAAACACACAACGACCCAGAGAGTACTGGGACTATGAATCCCATGTTGTTGACTGGGG AAATCAAGATGACTACCAGTTGGTGCGAAAGCTCGGCCGGGGAAAATACAGCGAGGTGTTTGAAGCCATAAACATTACGAACAATGAGAAAGTTGTTGTCAAAATACTCAAG ccagtaaaaaagaagaaaattaaACGAGAAATAAAGATTCTGGAGAACTTGAGAGGAGGCCCCAACATCATAACACTTTTAGACATCGTAAAGGATCCTGTG TCACGAACGCCAGCGCTGGTTTTTGAGCATGTTAACAACACAGACTTCAAG CAACTGTATCAGACATTATCAGACTATGACATTCGCTTCTACATGTACGAAATTCTTAAG GCTCTGGACTACTGCCACAGTATGGGGATAATGCACAGAGATGTAAAACCACACAATGTCATGATCGACCACGAGCACAGAAAG CTTCGGCTGATCGATTGGGGTTTGGCTGAGTTTTACCACCCAAACCAGGAGTACAACGTGCGCGTGGCATCCCGATACTTTAAAGGCCCTGAACTACTTGTGGACTATCAG ATGTATGACTACAGTCTCGATATGTGGAGTCTTGGATGCATGCtcgccagtatgatcttcaggaAGGAACCGTTTTTCCATGGACATGACAACTATGATCAG CTTGTTCGGATCGCAAAGGTTCTGGGCACAGAGGACCTGTATGATTACATCGACAAATACAACATTGAACTGGACCCACGCTTTAATGACATTTTGGGCag ACACTCCCGTAAGAGATGGGAGCGATTTGTGCACAGCGAGAATCAGCACCTGGTCAGTACCGAGGCTCTGGATTTCCTGGACAAGCTGCTACGTTACGACCACCAGGCTCGACTGACAGCTCGTGAGGCCATGGACCACCCTTACTTCT ACCCCATAGTTAAAGACCAGGGCAGAGGGGCACCAGCTACAGGAATGGTTGCCAGTTCCACACCAGTGAGCTCCTCTAGCATGATGGCAG GCATCACCTCTATGACTCCGAGCACACAGCCCAACATGGCCAACATCAGCGCTGGTTCTCCCGTCATCCCTGCCCCTAACACAATGGCCACACAAGTGCCCACTGCCGCAGGAGCCCAGCCCTGA